In the Lujinxingia litoralis genome, one interval contains:
- a CDS encoding DUF2752 domain-containing protein translates to MRLYTTQRPLGVIPVGAVLMLPLFAMPLGAWAVGTGVVEFSVCGMKRVFGLPCLSCGATRATLALTRGDLWEALTMQPLIIVLYALLAVWGGLSLWTYVRGRRLVLHLSRREDWVFKAMLVLLPLVNWYYLYVRGI, encoded by the coding sequence ATGAGACTTTACACCACACAGCGACCGCTGGGCGTGATCCCGGTGGGGGCGGTCTTAATGCTGCCGCTCTTTGCGATGCCCCTGGGAGCCTGGGCGGTAGGTACCGGTGTGGTTGAATTCTCGGTCTGCGGGATGAAGCGCGTCTTTGGCCTGCCCTGTTTGAGCTGTGGCGCCACCCGCGCCACGCTGGCGCTGACCCGCGGCGACCTCTGGGAAGCGCTCACGATGCAGCCCCTGATCATCGTGCTCTACGCGCTCCTGGCCGTGTGGGGAGGCCTGAGTCTGTGGACCTATGTGCGGGGGCGGCGTCTGGTGCTTCATTTGAGTCGCCGCGAGGACTGGGTGTTTAAAGCGATGTTGGTCCTGCTCCCGCTGGTCAACTGGTACTACCTCTACGTCCGGGGGATCTAG
- a CDS encoding choice-of-anchor D domain-containing protein, whose translation MFTPLHFSPAASRRTTLLTFLLLALSSLGLGCGDDDGDGNLSELNAPSILVSPSEYTFPETPIGEREEVTLTISNGGASTLNITGMELVDESPTPQFRRGQGFLRTLQIPAGGSHDVSVSYIPVSAAPSRAEIVINSNDPNNGEVIVELSTPQLGPQIFSPQIVRFNRLPAGEEAWQRTTVSNIGTTPLNISEVLSGQNSDFDITFPAPGAELAELESDTDRWPGTLEPGESFDIRVWFRPINNNPSTGEITILSNDPRSSTFTIDLVGNSGSPCMEVDSGELLDFGASSAGQVGRRSVVITNCSAETPLTLTDIAITEDPEGVFDLNLEPLPGALPASPVILNPSRSATFQVLFAPESETASYQGTMVIESDDPVASPYEVELMGEGTDNECPVAIAEGRIANTTRTFTEGTALPLNTIELLGGSSFDPDGQIQFYEWSILEAPENSQARLSPSPNIQDPSLYLDLAGTYVVELVVFDNQGVASCGESATVTIQAIPEDDVHIQLVWDAPGVSNPTPDAGVDLDLHYRHPNGRWNGDGSVYWNKRAPNWGNPEDTRDDPRLDIDDTCCGGPENINHSNPESGLEYGVGVYYFTDRGLGAAYATVRIYIRGELRFQLRNKYIPSEGHFWHVANIRWPSTDVYRRDVLDFGFPVQ comes from the coding sequence ATGTTCACCCCGCTTCACTTCTCCCCTGCGGCCTCGCGTCGTACCACCTTGCTGACCTTCCTGCTGCTGGCGTTGTCGAGCCTGGGGCTGGGCTGCGGCGACGATGACGGCGATGGCAACCTCTCCGAACTCAACGCCCCCTCGATCCTGGTGTCGCCCTCGGAGTACACCTTCCCGGAGACACCGATTGGCGAGCGTGAAGAGGTGACGTTGACGATCAGCAACGGCGGCGCGTCCACGCTCAACATCACGGGGATGGAGCTCGTTGATGAGAGCCCGACGCCGCAGTTTCGGCGAGGCCAGGGGTTCTTGCGCACGCTGCAGATTCCCGCCGGTGGGTCGCATGATGTCTCGGTGAGCTACATTCCGGTCAGCGCCGCGCCTTCTCGCGCGGAGATCGTGATCAACTCCAACGACCCCAACAATGGTGAGGTCATTGTGGAGTTGAGCACCCCGCAGCTCGGACCGCAGATCTTCAGTCCGCAGATCGTGCGTTTCAACCGCCTGCCCGCGGGTGAAGAGGCCTGGCAGCGCACCACGGTCAGCAACATCGGGACGACTCCGCTCAACATCTCGGAGGTGTTGTCCGGGCAGAATAGCGATTTTGATATCACCTTCCCGGCTCCGGGTGCTGAACTGGCCGAGTTGGAGAGTGACACCGATCGATGGCCTGGGACCCTGGAGCCTGGCGAGAGTTTCGACATCCGGGTGTGGTTCCGGCCGATCAACAACAACCCCTCGACCGGTGAGATCACGATCCTGTCGAACGACCCCCGCAGTTCGACCTTCACGATCGACCTGGTGGGCAACAGCGGTTCTCCCTGCATGGAGGTCGACTCCGGCGAGCTTCTGGACTTTGGTGCCAGCTCCGCCGGTCAGGTGGGGCGTCGCTCGGTGGTCATCACCAACTGCAGCGCGGAGACGCCGCTGACGCTGACGGACATCGCCATCACCGAAGACCCCGAAGGGGTGTTCGACCTGAACCTGGAGCCCTTGCCCGGCGCGCTTCCCGCCAGCCCGGTGATTCTTAACCCCTCGCGTTCGGCGACCTTCCAGGTGCTCTTTGCTCCGGAGTCGGAGACGGCCAGTTATCAGGGGACCATGGTCATTGAGAGTGACGACCCGGTCGCTTCGCCCTACGAGGTCGAGCTGATGGGAGAGGGCACCGACAATGAGTGCCCGGTGGCCATCGCCGAGGGGCGCATCGCCAACACCACGCGGACCTTCACCGAGGGCACCGCGTTGCCGCTCAATACGATCGAACTCCTGGGTGGGTCGAGCTTTGATCCGGACGGCCAGATTCAGTTCTACGAGTGGAGCATTCTGGAGGCTCCGGAGAACTCGCAGGCGCGTTTGAGCCCCAGCCCCAACATCCAGGATCCCTCGCTCTACCTGGACCTGGCCGGCACCTACGTGGTGGAGCTGGTGGTCTTTGATAACCAGGGTGTGGCCAGCTGCGGCGAGTCGGCCACGGTGACGATTCAGGCGATTCCGGAAGATGATGTGCACATTCAGCTGGTCTGGGATGCCCCCGGGGTGAGCAACCCCACGCCCGACGCCGGTGTGGACCTGGACCTGCACTACCGGCACCCGAACGGTCGCTGGAACGGTGATGGCAGCGTCTACTGGAACAAGCGCGCCCCGAACTGGGGGAACCCCGAGGATACCCGCGACGATCCTCGCCTGGATATCGACGACACCTGCTGTGGCGGTCCGGAGAATATCAACCATTCGAATCCGGAGTCGGGGCTGGAGTACGGCGTAGGCGTCTACTACTTCACCGACCGTGGGCTGGGCGCGGCGTATGCCACGGTGCGCATCTACATTCGTGGCGAGCTTCGCTTCCAGCTGCGCAACAAGTACATCCCCTCGGAAGGGCACTTCTGGCACGTGGCCAACATCCGCTGGCCGAGCACCGACGTGTACCGGCGCGATGTGCTCGACTTCGGCTTCCCGGTGCAGTGA
- a CDS encoding RsmG family class I SAM-dependent methyltransferase yields the protein MPRGCAHTRSRTYPATSEHRGDFDRIDTRPCRTPGRAYTHRLGLNHVTIHNERIEDVHERDFDVVISKAFQPPLQWLETARPFIASQGAVICMARKHDRNELEAKADELGLTLVRSAAGAGEGPEQRVTYAFEVPGQP from the coding sequence ATACCCCGCGGTTGCGCACATACCCGGTCGCGCACATACCCCGCCACCTCCGAACACCGAGGCGACTTCGACCGCATAGACACTCGGCCTTGTCGCACCCCCGGACGCGCATATACCCATCGCCTGGGCCTTAACCACGTCACCATTCATAACGAGCGCATCGAAGACGTGCACGAACGCGACTTCGACGTGGTGATCTCCAAGGCCTTCCAGCCCCCGCTGCAGTGGCTGGAAACCGCGCGTCCCTTCATCGCCTCACAGGGGGCCGTGATCTGCATGGCCCGAAAGCACGACCGCAACGAGCTGGAAGCAAAAGCAGACGAACTCGGACTAACCCTGGTAAGAAGCGCGGCCGGCGCCGGAGAGGGCCCCGAACAACGTGTGACCTACGCGTTTGAAGTGCCCGGTCAGCCCTGA
- the rsmG gene encoding 16S rRNA (guanine(527)-N(7))-methyltransferase RsmG — protein MEDVERFLSERGLPTGGARSARLEHYLELLLQFNEAMNLIGPMGRQEVIDELFIDSLVAAEARPPAGPILDVGTGAGLPGLVLKIVYEELPITLVEPRRKRATFLKIVTHRLGLSHVTIHNERIEDVHERDFDVVISKAFQPPLQWLETARPFIASQGAVICMARKHDRNELEAKADELGLTLVRSAAGAGEGPEQRVTYAFEVPGQP, from the coding sequence ATGGAAGACGTCGAGCGCTTCTTGAGCGAGCGCGGCCTGCCCACCGGCGGGGCGCGTTCAGCGCGTCTGGAGCATTATCTGGAGCTGCTTCTGCAGTTTAACGAGGCCATGAACCTCATCGGCCCGATGGGACGTCAGGAGGTCATCGATGAGCTCTTCATCGATAGCCTCGTCGCCGCCGAGGCCCGGCCTCCGGCCGGCCCCATCCTGGATGTAGGCACCGGCGCCGGCCTTCCCGGACTGGTCCTAAAAATCGTGTACGAGGAGCTCCCCATCACCCTGGTGGAGCCGCGTCGCAAGCGCGCGACCTTTTTGAAGATCGTCACCCATCGCCTGGGCCTTAGCCACGTCACCATTCATAACGAGCGCATCGAAGACGTGCACGAACGCGACTTCGACGTGGTGATCTCCAAGGCCTTCCAGCCCCCGCTGCAGTGGCTGGAAACCGCGCGTCCCTTCATCGCCTCACAGGGGGCCGTGATCTGCATGGCCCGAAAGCACGACCGCAACGAGCTGGAAGCAAAAGCAGACGAACTCGGACTAACCCTGGTAAGAAGCGCGGCCGGCGCCGGAGAGGGCCCCGAACAACGTGTGACCTACGCGTTTGAAGTGCCCGGTCAGCCCTGA
- a CDS encoding AAA family ATPase yields MSDALELASLLLDRIEETEDEERYRDLRDQLYALGTPILECLRANLSHRHHLRRMAAATNLGRLGDRESIPKLVTLIHDPHAGVREMALFSLGILGDASATEAVLGAMHDYDADVRYRALVALGDLGYAHLEEVLIRAMEDESYGVREQALSQLRAVGTPRCLPVVLKALLERELEMQQSAEEILDRLVPRLTREQYKKLPDQLTPRERRLVLNYLEARNLQEVYSTLWQRLQLVSKTSSQTRGLDKYGRLLHTDEERPHLLRAFERDETLDTLVRHFSDPHSRRSILLVGEAGVGKTALIHEAARQLSQSDASWQILETNTSELISGTRYLGDWETKLKEMAEAILKHERVLLYITNPNDLLGAGAHSKSDENFADFFKPFLERGQLRMIAECTEEDLKQGLSRDPGFLRLFRQIKVQPMDEHQTLSVLARRLTLSNEAQERSLRAEPGCLEEIRDFAESFYTRSFAPGRACDLMDALVDFTVRQNSESSDSGELVLRSKNIPQCLAEVTGMSLDLLDDSLPLDLEETRTWFTSRLIDQERAVDAIVDRLAMVKTGMSDPSRPLGVFFLVGPTGVGKTYFTRLVAERLFGSASRMVRFDLSEYQGRFALEKLIGSPHDKDREGLLTEAIRNQPFSVLLFDEFEKADAEIFNLFLQILDEGRLTDARGRTTDFRQTLIFLTSNLGASRTNMQTPGFNSGDRRQEQGDHIRNKLHEFFAPEFLNRLDEVLVFNSLSPDAMERLVELETRKAFERRGFKRRHLQVEVDPAARQWLEARGFSERFGARELKRTIEKHVLTAISRALLETPRPLSARLVRVGVVNHRIHVTLHKAPSSPTKSPSLPREPRAPSRVETP; encoded by the coding sequence ATGAGTGATGCACTGGAACTGGCCAGCCTGCTGCTGGATCGAATCGAAGAAACCGAGGACGAGGAGCGCTACCGCGACCTGCGTGATCAACTCTATGCGCTGGGCACCCCGATCCTGGAATGTCTGCGTGCGAACCTGAGCCACCGCCATCACCTTCGGCGCATGGCAGCAGCAACGAACCTGGGGCGACTGGGCGACCGAGAGTCGATCCCGAAGTTGGTGACACTGATCCACGATCCCCACGCCGGAGTGCGCGAGATGGCGCTCTTCTCGCTGGGCATTTTGGGCGATGCGTCGGCCACCGAGGCGGTCCTGGGCGCCATGCACGACTACGATGCCGATGTACGCTACCGGGCGCTGGTCGCCCTGGGAGATCTCGGCTACGCGCACCTCGAAGAAGTTCTCATCCGCGCCATGGAAGACGAGTCCTACGGGGTGCGCGAGCAGGCCCTGAGCCAGCTGCGCGCCGTCGGCACGCCCCGCTGTCTCCCGGTTGTGCTCAAGGCCCTGCTGGAGCGCGAGCTTGAGATGCAGCAAAGCGCCGAAGAGATCCTCGATCGCCTGGTGCCCCGGCTGACCCGAGAGCAGTATAAGAAGCTCCCCGACCAGCTCACCCCTCGCGAGCGCCGGCTGGTGCTCAACTACCTGGAAGCCCGCAACCTTCAGGAAGTCTACAGCACGCTCTGGCAACGACTGCAGCTCGTCTCCAAGACCTCCTCACAGACCCGCGGTCTGGATAAATACGGTCGTCTCCTGCATACCGACGAGGAACGCCCCCACCTATTGCGGGCCTTTGAGCGCGACGAAACGCTCGACACGCTGGTGCGCCACTTCAGCGATCCCCACAGCCGCCGCTCCATCCTCCTGGTCGGGGAGGCCGGAGTGGGTAAAACGGCCCTGATCCACGAAGCCGCGCGCCAGCTCAGCCAGAGCGACGCCAGCTGGCAGATCCTGGAGACCAACACCAGTGAACTCATCAGCGGCACCCGCTATCTTGGCGACTGGGAAACCAAGCTCAAGGAGATGGCCGAAGCCATCCTCAAACACGAGCGGGTCCTGCTCTACATCACCAATCCCAACGATCTGCTCGGGGCCGGCGCACACTCCAAGAGCGATGAAAACTTCGCCGACTTCTTCAAACCCTTCCTGGAACGCGGTCAGCTGCGCATGATCGCCGAGTGCACCGAAGAAGACCTCAAGCAGGGTCTGAGCCGCGATCCGGGCTTTTTGCGACTCTTTCGCCAGATCAAAGTCCAACCCATGGACGAGCACCAGACCCTCTCGGTGCTGGCTCGCCGGCTGACGCTGTCCAACGAGGCTCAGGAGCGATCCCTGCGCGCCGAGCCGGGCTGCCTGGAAGAGATCCGCGACTTCGCCGAAAGCTTCTACACCCGTAGTTTTGCCCCCGGCCGCGCCTGCGACCTGATGGATGCCCTGGTGGACTTCACGGTGAGGCAGAACAGCGAGTCGAGCGACTCCGGCGAACTTGTGCTGCGCAGCAAGAACATCCCGCAGTGCCTGGCCGAAGTCACCGGCATGAGCCTGGACCTGCTCGACGACTCCCTGCCCCTGGATCTGGAAGAGACCCGCACCTGGTTCACCTCGCGTCTCATCGACCAGGAGCGCGCCGTCGACGCCATCGTCGATCGCCTGGCCATGGTGAAGACGGGCATGAGCGACCCCTCACGGCCCCTGGGAGTCTTCTTCCTGGTGGGACCTACCGGTGTGGGTAAAACCTACTTCACCAGGTTGGTGGCCGAGCGCCTCTTCGGCTCAGCCTCGCGCATGGTTCGCTTTGACCTGAGTGAGTATCAGGGACGTTTCGCTCTGGAAAAACTTATCGGCTCCCCCCACGACAAAGACCGCGAGGGACTGCTGACCGAGGCCATCCGCAATCAGCCTTTCTCGGTGCTGCTCTTTGATGAGTTCGAAAAAGCCGACGCCGAGATCTTCAACCTCTTTTTGCAGATCCTCGACGAAGGCCGCCTTACCGACGCCCGCGGGCGCACCACCGACTTTCGTCAGACGCTGATCTTTCTCACCAGCAACCTGGGCGCCTCCCGCACGAATATGCAAACCCCGGGGTTCAACTCCGGCGACCGGCGCCAGGAACAGGGCGATCATATCCGCAACAAGCTCCACGAGTTCTTCGCGCCGGAGTTCCTCAACCGCCTGGATGAAGTGCTGGTCTTCAACTCCCTGAGCCCCGACGCCATGGAACGCCTGGTCGAGCTGGAGACCCGCAAGGCTTTTGAGCGCCGTGGATTTAAACGCCGCCACCTCCAGGTCGAGGTTGACCCCGCCGCCCGCCAGTGGCTAGAAGCGCGCGGGTTCAGCGAGCGTTTTGGCGCCCGCGAGCTCAAACGCACCATCGAAAAACACGTGCTCACGGCCATCAGCCGGGCGCTGCTGGAGACCCCGAGGCCTCTTTCCGCCCGCCTGGTGCGGGTGGGCGTGGTCAATCATCGGATCCACGTGACGCTGCACAAAGCCCCCTCCTCCCCGACCAAATCGCCCTCCCTACCCCGCGAGCCCCGCGCGCCGAGTCGGGTGGAGACGCCCTGA
- a CDS encoding aldehyde dehydrogenase family protein: MEIPARHSPTLDLNDLPPESTRRASEETVTSYNPATQLAIGEVPRVLAHHAPAVMERAREAQRAWRRRPLTQRVEVIDKILAGLMTWRDDLLELVVEELGMTPLEARRSWWRLMALMRTVLRRAPQLLGDEELDLGSGLWAKGRERGFASWRPRGVVVCAASSYEVLETTVAQALSALVAGNAVVVVSDEGAPLLLSSVANVVAQAGVGAGLWTGVCGGDELAEALARQADAIITHHSASSVRRLRAAAAERLIPIWGRAPGADVAVVLNDANLVESARAVVWSAMCGAGRRQTAIRRVWVQQSIAAVFTDQVVAEVLRLRQGVPGVEDIEVGPQADFAQVEHLEELIDDAVEKGAKLLVGGSRRRRCEGAFFEPTVIAGVDETMRLWQAPVPGPIVALTVMRSPAEASMRCREQGGPVRASIFSKSVSVAREVGQQFEAAVVAINEPAGDLPPEPGEREAACGGLRDLDPLHALRASSRRKIFVEARVNPRSRLRLRGFEDSERQLRLLDTLIALRFESGVVSRITRLWRQLRPQ, from the coding sequence ATGGAAATCCCTGCGCGACACAGCCCCACGCTTGACCTCAACGATCTGCCTCCGGAATCGACTCGGCGCGCCAGCGAAGAGACTGTCACCAGCTACAATCCGGCCACTCAGCTGGCGATCGGTGAGGTTCCGCGAGTCCTGGCGCACCACGCGCCAGCGGTGATGGAGCGGGCCAGGGAGGCGCAACGGGCCTGGCGGCGGCGTCCCCTGACACAGCGGGTGGAAGTTATCGACAAGATCCTGGCCGGCTTGATGACCTGGCGCGACGATCTTCTGGAGCTGGTGGTCGAGGAGCTGGGGATGACGCCGCTGGAAGCCCGTCGCTCCTGGTGGCGTTTGATGGCGCTGATGCGCACGGTACTACGGCGCGCCCCGCAACTTCTGGGCGATGAGGAGCTCGATCTCGGCAGCGGCCTCTGGGCCAAGGGACGCGAGCGCGGCTTTGCGAGCTGGCGGCCCCGCGGCGTGGTGGTCTGTGCCGCCAGCTCCTATGAGGTGCTGGAAACCACCGTCGCCCAGGCGCTCTCCGCGCTGGTGGCGGGCAACGCCGTGGTGGTGGTCAGTGATGAAGGCGCCCCACTGCTCTTAAGCTCGGTGGCCAACGTGGTGGCCCAGGCCGGCGTAGGCGCCGGCCTGTGGACCGGGGTATGCGGCGGCGACGAGTTGGCCGAAGCGCTGGCCCGGCAGGCCGACGCGATCATCACCCATCATTCGGCCTCCTCCGTACGTCGACTTCGCGCCGCGGCGGCCGAACGCCTGATCCCGATCTGGGGCCGGGCGCCCGGCGCCGACGTGGCCGTGGTGCTCAACGACGCCAACCTGGTGGAGAGCGCCCGGGCGGTGGTCTGGAGCGCGATGTGCGGGGCGGGCCGACGCCAGACGGCGATCCGCCGGGTGTGGGTCCAGCAGTCAATCGCCGCGGTCTTCACCGACCAGGTTGTCGCCGAAGTGCTACGCCTGCGCCAGGGAGTCCCCGGCGTCGAGGATATCGAGGTGGGGCCGCAGGCCGACTTCGCACAGGTCGAACACCTCGAAGAGCTGATCGATGATGCCGTGGAGAAAGGCGCGAAGCTGCTGGTCGGAGGCTCCCGGCGCCGCCGTTGTGAGGGAGCCTTCTTTGAACCCACGGTTATCGCGGGTGTCGATGAGACGATGCGCCTGTGGCAGGCGCCGGTGCCCGGCCCCATTGTAGCGCTCACCGTGATGCGTTCGCCGGCCGAAGCCTCCATGCGCTGCCGGGAACAGGGGGGACCGGTGCGCGCATCAATCTTTAGTAAAAGCGTGAGCGTCGCCCGGGAGGTCGGTCAGCAGTTTGAGGCGGCGGTAGTGGCGATCAATGAGCCGGCCGGCGACCTGCCGCCGGAGCCCGGCGAGCGCGAGGCCGCCTGCGGCGGCCTCCGCGACCTCGACCCCCTCCACGCGCTCCGCGCCTCCTCTCGCCGCAAAATTTTCGTCGAAGCTCGGGTCAACCCGAGGAGTCGCCTGCGTCTGCGTGGCTTTGAGGACTCCGAACGTCAACTGCGTCTGCTCGATACCCTCATCGCCCTTCGCTTTGAGTCTGGAGTCGTCTCCCGGATCACCCGCCTATGGCGCCAACTTCGGCCTCAATAA